A part of Thermoanaerobaculia bacterium genomic DNA contains:
- a CDS encoding DoxX family protein encodes MTAAGVAARWRSRAPEILSLVRIVAALLFMHVGTAKLFAVPVAVMPGGGTASAGSLAWVAGVLEVFGGGLLLAGAFTRPVAFVLSGEMAVAYFHGHAPLGPWPVLNQGQPAILFCFLWLYCSAAGAGPWSVDAWRERRRAARG; translated from the coding sequence ATGACGGCGGCCGGCGTCGCGGCCCGCTGGCGGTCCCGGGCGCCCGAGATCCTGAGCCTCGTCCGGATCGTCGCGGCGCTCCTCTTCATGCACGTCGGCACGGCGAAGCTTTTCGCCGTGCCGGTCGCGGTCATGCCCGGCGGCGGCACGGCGAGCGCAGGCTCGCTGGCGTGGGTCGCGGGCGTCCTGGAGGTCTTCGGCGGCGGACTCCTGCTCGCCGGCGCGTTCACCCGGCCCGTCGCGTTCGTCCTCTCCGGGGAGATGGCGGTCGCGTACTTCCATGGACACGCGCCGCTCGGCCCCTGGCCGGTCCTCAACCAGGGCCAGCCGGCGATCCTGTTCTGCTTCCTGTGGCTCTACTGCTCCGCCGCGGGGGCGGGGCCGTGGAGCGTCGATGCGTGGCGAGAACGCCGCCGCGCGGCGAGGGGATGA
- a CDS encoding TspO/MBR family protein: MISRWIGLIPFLGAVAVTAFIAGRFRPGAWYAALAKPSWTPPGWLFAPVWSLIYLAIAAAGWLVWRSGGAGALLPLGIWGFQLAANSAWSWLFFGRHLPAAALVDIVLLLAAIVAFILAARPFSTVAAGLFLPYAAWVLFAASLNAAIVRMNPRPS, from the coding sequence GTGATTTCCCGCTGGATCGGTCTGATCCCGTTCCTCGGGGCGGTCGCCGTCACGGCGTTCATCGCGGGCCGCTTCCGCCCGGGCGCGTGGTACGCGGCGCTCGCCAAGCCTTCGTGGACGCCGCCCGGCTGGCTATTCGCACCGGTCTGGTCGCTCATCTATCTCGCGATCGCCGCCGCCGGCTGGCTCGTCTGGCGCTCCGGCGGGGCCGGGGCGCTCCTGCCGCTCGGGATCTGGGGTTTCCAGCTCGCGGCCAATTCCGCGTGGTCGTGGCTCTTTTTCGGCCGGCACCTCCCCGCCGCGGCGCTCGTCGACATCGTTCTGCTCCTTGCGGCGATCGTCGCGTTCATCCTCGCCGCGCGCCCGTTTTCGACCGTCGCGGCGGGCCTGTTCCTCCCGTATGCCGCCTGGGTCCTGTTCGCGGCGTCTCTCAACGCCGCGATCGTCCGGATGAACCCGCGGCCGTCCTGA
- the can gene encoding carbonate dehydratase: MNDLSDLFENNRAWARELTRRDPGFFSRLARQQEPRFLWIGCSDSRVPANQIVGLMPGEMFVHRNVANLVSHTDFNCLATIQFAVEVLRVRHVIVCGHYGCGGVLAALRDARLGLIDNWLRQIQDVHERHRDVVDALDTEDRRHERLCELNVLAQMENVGRTTIVREAWARGEDLSVHGWIYDIRDGLLRDLGTRRSAEETVPAAVPAPGA; the protein is encoded by the coding sequence ATGAACGACCTGAGCGATCTCTTCGAGAACAATCGCGCCTGGGCGCGGGAGCTGACGCGCCGCGATCCCGGCTTCTTCTCGCGGCTCGCGCGGCAGCAGGAGCCGCGGTTCCTCTGGATCGGGTGCTCCGACAGCCGCGTTCCCGCCAATCAGATCGTCGGACTGATGCCGGGAGAGATGTTCGTGCACCGCAACGTCGCCAATCTCGTGTCGCACACCGATTTCAACTGCCTGGCGACGATCCAGTTCGCGGTCGAAGTGCTCCGAGTCAGGCACGTCATCGTGTGCGGGCACTACGGGTGCGGCGGCGTTCTGGCCGCGCTCCGGGACGCCCGCCTGGGGCTGATCGACAACTGGCTCCGGCAGATCCAGGACGTCCATGAGCGGCACCGGGACGTGGTCGACGCGCTCGACACGGAGGATCGCCGCCACGAAAGGCTCTGCGAGCTGAACGTGCTCGCCCAGATGGAGAACGTCGGCCGCACGACGATCGTGCGGGAAGCTTGGGCCCGGGGAGAAGACCTCTCCGTGCACGGCTGGATCTACGACATCCGGGACGGTCTGCTGCGCGATCTCGGAACGCGGCGTTCGGCCGAGGAAACGGTTCCGGCGGCCGTGCCGGCGCCGGGCGCCTGA
- a CDS encoding SRPBCC family protein: MDLAPGAERAAAATGEREITASRIFDAPRDLVFRVWTEPGHVAKWWGPDGFRTTIETMDVRPGGDRRFVMHGPDGTDYPNRIVYLEVLPPERLVYDHLSGPRFRMTVLFSEEGKKTRVTVRMLFPSAADRDRTVETFHAVDGLGQTLGRLGEHVREVAR, translated from the coding sequence ATCGACCTCGCCCCGGGAGCCGAGCGGGCCGCGGCCGCGACGGGTGAGCGGGAGATCACGGCGTCGCGGATCTTCGACGCGCCGCGGGACCTCGTCTTCCGGGTGTGGACGGAACCCGGGCACGTCGCGAAATGGTGGGGGCCGGACGGATTCCGCACCACGATCGAGACGATGGACGTGCGCCCCGGCGGCGACCGGCGGTTCGTGATGCACGGACCGGATGGAACCGACTACCCGAACCGAATCGTCTACCTCGAGGTCCTCCCGCCCGAACGGCTCGTCTACGACCACCTCTCCGGACCGCGATTCCGCATGACGGTGCTCTTCTCCGAGGAGGGAAAGAAGACGCGAGTGACGGTGCGGATGCTGTTCCCGTCCGCGGCCGACCGGGACCGCACGGTCGAGACGTTCCATGCGGTCGACGGGCTCGGCCAGACGCTCGGCCGCCTCGGCGAACACGTGCGGGAGGTCGCGCGATGA
- a CDS encoding metalloregulator ArsR/SmtB family transcription factor codes for MLNTAAGGSTTADPLTATFAALADPTRRAILARLSGGEATVGELAEPFAISLPAVSRHLKVLEQAGLIARGRDAQWRPCRLQAKPLRGVADWVEAYRRFWEESFDRLDDYLEELQKEERKHGRAKRRKS; via the coding sequence ATGTTAAATACGGCGGCCGGGGGATCGACGACGGCGGACCCGCTGACCGCGACCTTCGCCGCGCTCGCGGACCCCACGCGCCGCGCGATCCTCGCGCGGCTGTCGGGCGGCGAGGCGACGGTCGGCGAGCTCGCTGAGCCGTTCGCGATCTCCCTTCCCGCAGTGTCGCGGCACCTGAAGGTGCTCGAGCAGGCCGGGCTGATCGCACGCGGCCGGGATGCGCAGTGGCGGCCCTGCCGGCTGCAGGCGAAGCCGCTCCGGGGCGTCGCCGACTGGGTGGAGGCATACCGCCGGTTCTGGGAAGAGAGCTTCGATCGTCTGGACGATTACCTCGAAGAGCTTCAGAAGGAGGAGAGGAAACATGGCCGCGCCAAACGCCGAAAGAGCTGA